In one window of Mauremys reevesii isolate NIE-2019 linkage group 22, ASM1616193v1, whole genome shotgun sequence DNA:
- the PPP1R13L gene encoding relA-associated inhibitor isoform X1 translates to MASEKMHGAQDLLDLSFQSLAMKHIDLKQVELDTAVAKVDELSRQLETLWTDSPGQTAGQPKVDRYGASPSRAPEPLRLATSPQLQYARKNLSLESTDSFISYHAETFSAACSPPAKAHPASPQSPFYLQGEPLERAQSPRPKVLPVSYDSLPLSSPKGRAPSPRSLWQAGAAERLSFSRPGGRAGSPRLVPAPSEASAPQMFFPDRALSPRPPHPPPYESHGLFPAGPSSFAPFRAQDDLVIRRRPHRSWNESDLDVAYEKKSSHSAGYERGDVHAGLRQAPAGLQLAPWRESSLDGAAGQGKDERPPPYAIHSATLPRNYKVSLRPGERRPESSFRRLLPASQTGTLPRNWQFSQQPVSRIAMPPPSPQGTRATRHKPLPLSMIFKLQNAFWASGASSAKGPPQGAPGSPIFLRSPQKQPQLQQPSSPAPAPLRPAPSGAEATGRASALEAPVEPVRGAPAGGDTEPELESILQGSEAAEAEEVARPLSPTRLQPVLPPEAQKVPEFEEVARVLADIPRPLKRRGSMEQSPGPVLPPAHKKQYQQLISRLFHHRGRKEDAASAGDDLPLITETAELKAATPVSPAPVPVPQSPPAPAASPLLAVTESPGTPTPSPGTPTPSPVSAPWSCQPATPPSPGTPTPSPEKRSALRKLSSPRRRLGKRVQLNPLVLLLDAALTGELDVVQQAVNELNDPSQPNDEGITALHNAICGANHNIVDFLIAVGANVNSMDSHGWTPLHCAASCNDTAICMALIRHGAAIFTTTFSDGSMALEKCDPYREGYSECFNYLADVEQNMGLLNNGVVYALWDYSAEFRDELSFREGEPVTVLRRDSQEELDWWWASLYGQEGYVPKNYFGLFPRVRPQQKKV, encoded by the exons ATGGCCAGTGAGAAGATGCATGGTGCCCAGGACCTGCTGGACCTCAGCTTCCAGT CCCTAGCTATGAAGCACATTGACCTGAAGCAGGTGGAACTGGACACGGCCGTAGCCAAGGTGGATGAGCTGTCCAGACAGCTGGAAACCCTGTGGACGGACAGCCCGGGGCAGACTGCTGGGCAGCCCAAG GTGGACAGATACGGCGCCAGCCCCTCGCGCGCCCCGGAGCCGCTTCGCTTGGCCACGTCCCCACAGCTTCAGTACGCCCGGAAGAACTTGTCCCTGGAGAGCACCGACAGCTTCATCTCCTACCACGCTGAGACCTTCTCGGCCGCCTGCAGCCCGCCGGCCAAGGCCCACCCCGCCTCGCCCCAGTCCCCCTTCTACCTGCAGGGCGAGCCCCTGGAGCGGGCCCAGTCGCCTCGGCCCAAGGTGCTGCCCGTCTCTTACGACTcgctgcccctgtccagccccaAGGGACGTgcgccctccccgcgctccctgTGGCAGGCGGGTGCCGCGGAGCGCCTGTCCTTCTCCAGGCCGGGGGGCCGCGCTGGCTCCCCCAGGCTGGTGCCCGCCCCCTCCGAGGCCTCGGCCCCGCAGATGTTCTTCCCGGATCGCGCGCTGTCGCCCCGGCCGCCCCACCCGCCGCCCTACGAGAGCCACGGCCTGTTCCCCGCTGGGCCCAGCTCCTTCGCCCCCTTCCGGGCCCAAG ATGACCTGGTGATCCGGCGAAGGCCCCACAGGAGCTGGAACGAGTCGGACCTGGACGTGGCGTACGAGAAGAAATCGTCCCACTCGGCCGGCTACGAGA GAGGAGACGTGcatgcggggctcaggcaggcgcCCGCAGGGCTGCAGCTGGCTCCTTGGAGGGAATCGAGCCTGGATGGGGCCGCAGGGCAAGGCAAG gaCGAGCGCCCCCCGCCGTACGCCATCCACAGCGCCACGCTGCCCCGCAACTACAAAGTGTCCCTGCGGCCCGGCGAGCGCAGACCAGAGAGCTCCTTCCGCAGGCTGCTGCCCGCCAGCCAGACGGGCACCCTGCCCCGCAACTGGCAGTTCTCCCAGCAGCCCGTCTCGCGCATCGCCATGCCGCCCCCCAGCCCGCAGGGCACGCGGGCCACGCGCCAcaagcccctgcccctctccatgATCTTCAAGCTGCAAAACGCCTTCTGGGCGTCCGGAGCCTCCAGTGCCAAGGGCccaccccagggggccccaggctCCCCCATCTTCCTGCGCTCCCCACAGaagcagccccagctccagcagccgTCTTCCCCGGCCCCGGCTCCGCTGCGACCGGCCCCGTCGGGGGCTGAAG CAACGGGAAGGGCCTCAGCCCTTGAGGCACCAGTGGAGCCCGTGCGAGGGGCCCCGGCGGGGGGCGACACGGAGCCCGAGCTGGAGAGCATCCTGCAGGGCAGCGAGGCGGCAGAGGCGGAGGAGGTGGCTCGCCCCTTGAGCCCCACTCGCCTGCAGCCTGTCCTGCCCCCCGAGGCTCAGAAGGTGCCCGAGTTCGAGGAGGTGGCCCGGGTGCTGGCGGACATTCCCCGGCCCCTGAAGCGCCGCGGCTCCATGGAGCAGAGCCCCGGCCCTGTGCTGCCGCCCGCTCACAAGAAGCAATATCAGCAGCTCATCAGCCGCCTCTTCCACCACCGGGGCCGCAAGGAGGACGCAGCGTCGGCGGGAGACGACCTGCCGCTCATCACTGAGACAGCTGAGCTGAAGGCAGCAACCCCGGTCAGCCCTGCCCCGGTGCCCGTGCCCCAGAGCCCACCAGCACCCGCAGCGTCGCCTCTGCTGGCTGTTACGGAGAGCCCCGGCACCCCGACGCCCAGCCCCGGCACCCCGACACCCAGCCCTGTAAGTGCACCATGGAGCTGTCAGCCAGCCACACCCCCAAGCCCCGGCACCCCGACGCCCAGCCCT GAGAAGCGCTCGGCGCTGCGCAAGCTCTCGTCCCCGAGGCGGCGGCTGGGGAAACGGGTGCAGCTCAAccccctggtgctgctgctggacGCGGCCCTGACGGGCGAGCTGGACGTGGTGCAGCAGGCAGTGAACGAG CTCAACGACCCGAGCCAGCCCAACGACGAGGGCATCACGGCTCTGCACAACGCGATCTGCGGGGCCAACCACAACATCGTCGACTTCCTCATCGCCGTGGGCGCCAACGTCAACTCCATGGACAGCCACGGATG gactcccctgcACTGCGCCGCCTCCTGCAACGACACGGCCATCTGCATGGCCCTCATCCGGCACGGAGCCGCCATCTTCACCACCACTTTCAGCGATGGCAGCATGGCCCTGGAGAAGTGCGACCCCTACCGCGAGGGCTACAGCGAGTGCTTCAACTACCTGGCCG ATgtggagcagaacatggggctgcTGAACAACGGGGTGGTGTACGCGCTGTGGGACTACAGCGCCGAGTTCCGCGACGAGCTGTCGTTCCGCGAGGGGGAGCCGGTCACCGTGCTGCGGCGCGACAGCCAGGAGGAGCTGGACTGGTGGTGGGCCTCGCTCTACGGCCAGGAGGGCTACGTGCCCAAGAACTACTTTGGG
- the PPP1R13L gene encoding relA-associated inhibitor isoform X2, with protein MASEKMHGAQDLLDLSFQSLAMKHIDLKQVELDTAVAKVDELSRQLETLWTDSPGQTAGQPKVDRYGASPSRAPEPLRLATSPQLQYARKNLSLESTDSFISYHAETFSAACSPPAKAHPASPQSPFYLQGEPLERAQSPRPKVLPVSYDSLPLSSPKGRAPSPRSLWQAGAAERLSFSRPGGRAGSPRLVPAPSEASAPQMFFPDRALSPRPPHPPPYESHGLFPAGPSSFAPFRAQDDLVIRRRPHRSWNESDLDVAYEKKSSHSAGYERGDVHAGLRQAPAGLQLAPWRESSLDGAAGQGKDERPPPYAIHSATLPRNYKVSLRPGERRPESSFRRLLPASQTGTLPRNWQFSQQPVSRIAMPPPSPQGTRATRHKPLPLSMIFKLQNAFWASGASSAKGPPQGAPGSPIFLRSPQKQPQLQQPSSPAPAPLRPAPSGAEATGRASALEAPVEPVRGAPAGGDTEPELESILQGSEAAEAEEVARPLSPTRLQPVLPPEAQKVPEFEEVARVLADIPRPLKRRGSMEQSPGPVLPPAHKKQYQQLISRLFHHRGRKEDAASAGDDLPLITETAELKAATPVSPAPVPVPQSPPAPAASPLLAVTESPGTPTPSPGTPTPSPEKRSALRKLSSPRRRLGKRVQLNPLVLLLDAALTGELDVVQQAVNELNDPSQPNDEGITALHNAICGANHNIVDFLIAVGANVNSMDSHGWTPLHCAASCNDTAICMALIRHGAAIFTTTFSDGSMALEKCDPYREGYSECFNYLADVEQNMGLLNNGVVYALWDYSAEFRDELSFREGEPVTVLRRDSQEELDWWWASLYGQEGYVPKNYFGLFPRVRPQQKKV; from the exons ATGGCCAGTGAGAAGATGCATGGTGCCCAGGACCTGCTGGACCTCAGCTTCCAGT CCCTAGCTATGAAGCACATTGACCTGAAGCAGGTGGAACTGGACACGGCCGTAGCCAAGGTGGATGAGCTGTCCAGACAGCTGGAAACCCTGTGGACGGACAGCCCGGGGCAGACTGCTGGGCAGCCCAAG GTGGACAGATACGGCGCCAGCCCCTCGCGCGCCCCGGAGCCGCTTCGCTTGGCCACGTCCCCACAGCTTCAGTACGCCCGGAAGAACTTGTCCCTGGAGAGCACCGACAGCTTCATCTCCTACCACGCTGAGACCTTCTCGGCCGCCTGCAGCCCGCCGGCCAAGGCCCACCCCGCCTCGCCCCAGTCCCCCTTCTACCTGCAGGGCGAGCCCCTGGAGCGGGCCCAGTCGCCTCGGCCCAAGGTGCTGCCCGTCTCTTACGACTcgctgcccctgtccagccccaAGGGACGTgcgccctccccgcgctccctgTGGCAGGCGGGTGCCGCGGAGCGCCTGTCCTTCTCCAGGCCGGGGGGCCGCGCTGGCTCCCCCAGGCTGGTGCCCGCCCCCTCCGAGGCCTCGGCCCCGCAGATGTTCTTCCCGGATCGCGCGCTGTCGCCCCGGCCGCCCCACCCGCCGCCCTACGAGAGCCACGGCCTGTTCCCCGCTGGGCCCAGCTCCTTCGCCCCCTTCCGGGCCCAAG ATGACCTGGTGATCCGGCGAAGGCCCCACAGGAGCTGGAACGAGTCGGACCTGGACGTGGCGTACGAGAAGAAATCGTCCCACTCGGCCGGCTACGAGA GAGGAGACGTGcatgcggggctcaggcaggcgcCCGCAGGGCTGCAGCTGGCTCCTTGGAGGGAATCGAGCCTGGATGGGGCCGCAGGGCAAGGCAAG gaCGAGCGCCCCCCGCCGTACGCCATCCACAGCGCCACGCTGCCCCGCAACTACAAAGTGTCCCTGCGGCCCGGCGAGCGCAGACCAGAGAGCTCCTTCCGCAGGCTGCTGCCCGCCAGCCAGACGGGCACCCTGCCCCGCAACTGGCAGTTCTCCCAGCAGCCCGTCTCGCGCATCGCCATGCCGCCCCCCAGCCCGCAGGGCACGCGGGCCACGCGCCAcaagcccctgcccctctccatgATCTTCAAGCTGCAAAACGCCTTCTGGGCGTCCGGAGCCTCCAGTGCCAAGGGCccaccccagggggccccaggctCCCCCATCTTCCTGCGCTCCCCACAGaagcagccccagctccagcagccgTCTTCCCCGGCCCCGGCTCCGCTGCGACCGGCCCCGTCGGGGGCTGAAG CAACGGGAAGGGCCTCAGCCCTTGAGGCACCAGTGGAGCCCGTGCGAGGGGCCCCGGCGGGGGGCGACACGGAGCCCGAGCTGGAGAGCATCCTGCAGGGCAGCGAGGCGGCAGAGGCGGAGGAGGTGGCTCGCCCCTTGAGCCCCACTCGCCTGCAGCCTGTCCTGCCCCCCGAGGCTCAGAAGGTGCCCGAGTTCGAGGAGGTGGCCCGGGTGCTGGCGGACATTCCCCGGCCCCTGAAGCGCCGCGGCTCCATGGAGCAGAGCCCCGGCCCTGTGCTGCCGCCCGCTCACAAGAAGCAATATCAGCAGCTCATCAGCCGCCTCTTCCACCACCGGGGCCGCAAGGAGGACGCAGCGTCGGCGGGAGACGACCTGCCGCTCATCACTGAGACAGCTGAGCTGAAGGCAGCAACCCCGGTCAGCCCTGCCCCGGTGCCCGTGCCCCAGAGCCCACCAGCACCCGCAGCGTCGCCTCTGCTGGCTGTTACGGAGAGCCCCGGCACCCCGACGCCCAGCCCCGGCACCCCGACACCCAGCCCT GAGAAGCGCTCGGCGCTGCGCAAGCTCTCGTCCCCGAGGCGGCGGCTGGGGAAACGGGTGCAGCTCAAccccctggtgctgctgctggacGCGGCCCTGACGGGCGAGCTGGACGTGGTGCAGCAGGCAGTGAACGAG CTCAACGACCCGAGCCAGCCCAACGACGAGGGCATCACGGCTCTGCACAACGCGATCTGCGGGGCCAACCACAACATCGTCGACTTCCTCATCGCCGTGGGCGCCAACGTCAACTCCATGGACAGCCACGGATG gactcccctgcACTGCGCCGCCTCCTGCAACGACACGGCCATCTGCATGGCCCTCATCCGGCACGGAGCCGCCATCTTCACCACCACTTTCAGCGATGGCAGCATGGCCCTGGAGAAGTGCGACCCCTACCGCGAGGGCTACAGCGAGTGCTTCAACTACCTGGCCG ATgtggagcagaacatggggctgcTGAACAACGGGGTGGTGTACGCGCTGTGGGACTACAGCGCCGAGTTCCGCGACGAGCTGTCGTTCCGCGAGGGGGAGCCGGTCACCGTGCTGCGGCGCGACAGCCAGGAGGAGCTGGACTGGTGGTGGGCCTCGCTCTACGGCCAGGAGGGCTACGTGCCCAAGAACTACTTTGGG